Proteins from a genomic interval of Diospyros lotus cultivar Yz01 chromosome 6, ASM1463336v1, whole genome shotgun sequence:
- the LOC127804879 gene encoding disease resistance protein RPV1-like isoform X2 translates to MGASQSTSSSSTTTTTHEGKFDVFISFRGEDTRDNIKSHLYQALSHHHIETFVDDKLVRGDEISPALLKAIEESKISVVVFSKDYASSKWCLRELAEIMKYQRLNMQVVIPVFYHVNPSDVRKQSGTFKDSFAKHNKQVSKQEVQSWRDALTEAANLSGWDTSATKPEATLVEEIVKDVIKKLNAISPLSCDLNGLVGIDSRIKKVKLMLGIGELDFRIVGIWGMGGIGKTTLADAVFGQVCTEFEGCCFIGNVREESEKCGGLARLQEEFLSKLLGGENMKFRTPNVPEFVRRRLKSMKVLVVLDDMTKLKQLEVLAGGIEEFGPGSRVVITSRDKQLLSNCGCGSRDIYEVEALNNQNALQLFCKHAFNQDHSPEELLEFAEKVVEYAKGNPLVLKELGSSFYQKTTRECESAVHKFKRIPIPEIRNLLRVSYDGLGPEEKEIFLDIAFFLKGMDRNYVTKILDDCYSSARFGISVLVDKSLITISKTNEIEMDDLLQEMGWDIVCEESSSFPGKRSRLNNHEDVRNILNRNTGTDTIKGIVLDMSETKDIALNSEAFEKLYNLKFLKFYYQTQCSGHSMSASKVHVPHSLNYLPDELRSLHWHGYPLKTLPTEFSLEYLVELNLPYSNLEQLWEEVKDAPCLKLLTLSHSQNLTSLPDLSHLPCLEVMNLEDCRSLSEIPISIQHLHHLNFLCLKGCESLRSIPSSICSLTSLFHLDLSNCSKLDKLPENLRDLVCLKYLFLNHCGLKEIPEDIGCLSSLELLELCGNKFDSLPTSIEQLSELRRLLLNNCSMLQSLTLPSGLQSLEAMNCKQLQLLPDTSELSGVITKRFIKEYERAFPVSICLPGSVIPDWFNHQKIGSSIMIPLPTDTSKLVGFALCTVIAFENYSDDGRGVRVSFKSHYSDTTDFCGSLTVCDTQRHNHARSMYSDHVVQGYYPFSNVAGFLSVEFCPQNFDGQPLEGCKVKNCAVCPVYAEEPIETRSSDETDTSGSESGRLDVEEMDPHPKITGESKSTLLIDEKVDPFYQSLCNRVGWFLSFIFCLFCGVFVFGLLVFLLLHLSTHCEVYLSSHAQNMRILVNFKSKEENSPKSVKDVQIVCG, encoded by the exons ATGGGTGCATCACAatcaacttcttcttcctccaccaCTACAACCACCCATGAAGGAAAATTCGACGTCTTCATCAGTTTTCGAGGCGAGGACACACGTGACAACATCAAAAGCCACCTCTATCAAGCTCTCTCTCACCACCACATCGAGACTTTCGTCGATGACAAACTCGTTAGAGGAGACGAAATCTCACCTGCCCTTTTGAAAGCCATTGAAGAGTCGAAGATATCCGTAGTTGTTTTCTCCAAAGACTATGCTTCCTCAAAATGGTGCTTACGTGAGCTTGCAGAGATCATGAAATACCAGAGACTCAACATGCAGGTTGTCATACCTGTTTTTTACCATGTAAATCCATCCGACGTACGAAAACAATCTGGTACCTTCAAGGACTCTTTTGCCAAGCATAATAAACAAGTATCCAAACAGGAGGTGCAATCATGGAGAGATGCTTTGACTGAAGCAGCCAATCTATCTGGATGGGATACTTCTGCTACTAA GCCTGAGGCTACACTTGTAGAGGAAATTGTTAAGGATGTTATAAAGAAATTGAATGCTATATCACCCTTATCATGTGATTTGAATGGTTTAGTGGGGATAGATTCGCGTATTAAGAAAGTTAAATTAATGTTGGGGATAGGGGAGTTGGATTTTCGAATAGTGGGGATTTGGGGTATGGGGGGTATAGGTAAAACTACTCTTGCGGACGctgtttttggccaagtttGTACGGAGTTTGAAGGGTGTTGTTTTATTGGAAATGTGAGGGAAGAATCGGAGAAGTGTGGTGGGCTAGCTCGTTTACAGGAGGAGTTTCTGTCGAAATTGTTAGGTGGAGAGAATATGAAGTTTCGGACTCCCAATGTGCCGGAATTTGTTAGGCGTAGGCTTAAAAGTATGAAGGTTTTGGTTGTTTTAGATGATATGACTAAGTTGAAACAACTAGAAGTTTTGGCTGGGGGGATCGAAGAATTTGGTCCTGGAAGTAGGGTCGTTATAACATCTAGAGATAAACAGTTGCTTTCTAATTGTGGTTGTGGATCCCGTGATATATATGAGGTCGAGGCATTAAATAACCAAAACGCCTTGCAGCTCTTTTGTAAACATGCCTTCAACCAAGACCATTCTCCTGAAGAACTTCTGGAGTTTGCTGAGAAGGTAGTAGAATATGCCAAAGGAAATCCGCTAGTGCTTAAAGAGTTGGGTTCTTCCTTCTATCAGAAGACTACACGGGAATGTGAAAGTGCAGTGCATAAGTTTAAAAGGATTCCTATTCCGGAAATTCGTAATCTGTTGAGAGTTAGTTATGATGGACTAGGTCCTGAGGAAAAGGAAATATTTCTTGACATTGCGTTTTTCTTGAAAGGAATGGATAGGAATTATGTAACAAAAATACTGGATGACTGTTATTCCTCTGCGCGATTTGGAATTAGTGTTCTTGTTGACAAGTCACTCATAACtatttcaaaaacaaatgagataGAAATGGATGATCTACTGCAAGAAATGGGTTGGGATATAGTTTGTGAAGAATCTTCCAGCTTTCCAGGCAAACGCAGCAGGTTGAACAATCATGAGGATGTCCGGAACATACTAAACAGAAACACT GGAACTGATACAATTAAAGGGATAGTCCTAGATATGTCCGAAACAAAGGATATAGCTCTAAATTCTGAAGCATTTGAGAAATTGTACAATCTCAAGTTTCTCAAATTCTACTATCAAACTCAATGTTCTGGACACTCTATGTCTGCCTCCAAAGTGCATGTTCCCCACAGCCTGAATTATCTTCCCGATGAACTGAGGTCTCTCCACTGGCACGGCTATCCTTTGAAGACATTGCCAACAGAGTTTAGCCTAGAGTATCTTGTTGAACTCAACCTCCCTTATAGCAATCTTGAACAACTATGGGAAGAAGTTAAG GATGCTCCATGCCTAAAATTGCTTACTCTTAGTCACTCTCAGAACCTGACTAGTCTCCCAGACCTTTCACATTTGCCATGCCTCGAGGTTATGAACCTTGAAGATTGCAGAAGCTTGTCTGAAATCCCCATATCCATTCAACATCTTCACCACCTAAATTTCCTCTGTCTAAAGGGCTGTGAAAGTCTTAGGAGCATTCCAAGTAGCATTTGTAGTTTGACATCTCTGTTCCATCTCGATCTTTCTAATTGCTCGAAACTGGATAAGCTGCCAGAGAACTTGAGAGATTTAGTATGTTTGAAGTACCTGTTTCTAAATCACTGCGGTCTGAAGGAAATCCCTGAAGATATTGGTTGTTTATCTTCGTTGGAACTTTTAGAGCTATGCGGAAACAAATTCGACAGTCTACCTACAAGCATTGAGCAACTTTCTGAGTTGAGAAGGCTATTGTTGAACAACTGCAGTATGCTTCAATCACTAACACTTCCATCAGGTCTACAGTCTTTAGAAGCAATGAATTGCAAGCAACTCCAATTATTACCAGATACATCAGAATTGTCAGGAGTAATAACCAAACGCTTCATTAAG GAATATGAAAGAGCATTTCCTGTAAGCATTTGTTTACCTGGAAGTGTTATTCCTGATTGGTTCAACCATCAAAAAATTGGATCTTCAATAATGATTCCACTGCCTACTGATACTAGTAAGCTTGTAGGATTTGCTTTATGCACTGTTATAGCATTTGAGAACTATAGTGATGACGGTCGTGGTGTTCGTGTCAGCTTTAAAAGCCATTATAGTGATACAACAGATTTTTGTGGCTCATTGACTGTCTGTGATACCCAAAGGCATAACCATGCAAGATCCATGTACTCTGATCATGTCGTACAAGGGTATTATCCCTTCTCAAACGTCGCTGGGTTCCTCTCCGTTGAATTCTGCCCTCAAAATTTTGATGGGCAGCCCTTAGAAGGTTGCAAAGTGAAAAATTGTGCAGTATGTCCAGTATATGCAGAAGAACCCATAGAAACAAGGAGCTCAGATGAGACTGACACCAGTGGAAGTGAAAGTGGCAGACTTGATGTTGAAGAAATGGATCCACATCCTAAGATAACTGGTGAAAGCAAATCAACCCTCTTGATTGACGAAAAAGTTGATCCTTTCTATCAGTCTCTCTGTAATAGAGTTGGCTGGTTCCTGAGTTTCATTTTCTGTCTCTTTTGTGGAGTTTTTGTTTTCGGTTTGCTGGTGTTTCTCTTGCTTCATCTGTCAACTCATTGTGAAGTTTACCTGTCATCTCATGCACAAAATATGCGAA TTCTTGTCAACTTCAAGTCAAAGGAGGAAAATTCACCCAAGTCAGTGAAGGATGTACAGATCGTGTGCGGATGA
- the LOC127804879 gene encoding disease resistance protein RPV1-like isoform X5, which produces MGASQSTSSSSTTTTTHEGKFDVFISFRGEDTRDNIKSHLYQALSHHHIETFVDDKLVRGDEISPALLKAIEESKISVVVFSKDYASSKWCLRELAEIMKYQRLNMQVVIPVFYHVNPSDVRKQSGTFKDSFAKHNKQVSKQEVQSWRDALTEAANLSGWDTSATKPEATLVEEIVKDVIKKLNAISPLSCDLNGLVGIDSRIKKVKLMLGIGELDFRIVGIWGMGGIGKTTLADAVFGQVCTEFEGCCFIGNVREESEKCGGLARLQEEFLSKLLGGENMKFRTPNVPEFVRRRLKSMKVLVVLDDMTKLKQLEVLAGGIEEFGPGSRVVITSRDKQLLSNCGCGSRDIYEVEALNNQNALQLFCKHAFNQDHSPEELLEFAEKVVEYAKGNPLVLKELGSSFYQKTTRECESAVHKFKRIPIPEIRNLLRVSYDGLGPEEKEIFLDIAFFLKGMDRNYVTKILDDCYSSARFGISVLVDKSLITISKTNEIEMDDLLQEMGWDIVCEESSSFPGKRSRLNNHEDVRNILNRNTGTDTIKGIVLDMSETKDIALNSEAFEKLYNLKFLKFYYQTQCSGHSMSASKVHVPHSLNYLPDELRSLHWHGYPLKTLPTEFSLEYLVELNLPYSNLEQLWEEVKDAPCLKLLTLSHSQNLTSLPDLSHLPCLEVMNLEDCRSLSEIPISIQHLHHLNFLCLKGCESLRSIPSSICSLTSLFHLDLSNCSKLDKLPENLRDLVCLKYLFLNHCGLKEIPEDIGCLSSLELLELCGNKFDSLPTSIEQLSELRRLLLNNCSMLQSLTLPSGLQSLEAMNCKQLQLLPDTSELSGVITKRFIKEYERAFPVSICLPGSVIPDWFNHQKIGSSIMIPLPTDTSKLVGFALCTVIAFENYSDDGRGVRVSFKSHYSDTTDFCGSLTVCDTQRHNHARSMYSDHVVQGYYPFSNVAGFLSVEFCPQNFDGQPLEGCKVKNCAVCPVYAEEPIETRSSDETDTSGSESGRLDVEEMDPHPKITVLVNFKSKEENSPKSVKDVQIVCG; this is translated from the exons ATGGGTGCATCACAatcaacttcttcttcctccaccaCTACAACCACCCATGAAGGAAAATTCGACGTCTTCATCAGTTTTCGAGGCGAGGACACACGTGACAACATCAAAAGCCACCTCTATCAAGCTCTCTCTCACCACCACATCGAGACTTTCGTCGATGACAAACTCGTTAGAGGAGACGAAATCTCACCTGCCCTTTTGAAAGCCATTGAAGAGTCGAAGATATCCGTAGTTGTTTTCTCCAAAGACTATGCTTCCTCAAAATGGTGCTTACGTGAGCTTGCAGAGATCATGAAATACCAGAGACTCAACATGCAGGTTGTCATACCTGTTTTTTACCATGTAAATCCATCCGACGTACGAAAACAATCTGGTACCTTCAAGGACTCTTTTGCCAAGCATAATAAACAAGTATCCAAACAGGAGGTGCAATCATGGAGAGATGCTTTGACTGAAGCAGCCAATCTATCTGGATGGGATACTTCTGCTACTAA GCCTGAGGCTACACTTGTAGAGGAAATTGTTAAGGATGTTATAAAGAAATTGAATGCTATATCACCCTTATCATGTGATTTGAATGGTTTAGTGGGGATAGATTCGCGTATTAAGAAAGTTAAATTAATGTTGGGGATAGGGGAGTTGGATTTTCGAATAGTGGGGATTTGGGGTATGGGGGGTATAGGTAAAACTACTCTTGCGGACGctgtttttggccaagtttGTACGGAGTTTGAAGGGTGTTGTTTTATTGGAAATGTGAGGGAAGAATCGGAGAAGTGTGGTGGGCTAGCTCGTTTACAGGAGGAGTTTCTGTCGAAATTGTTAGGTGGAGAGAATATGAAGTTTCGGACTCCCAATGTGCCGGAATTTGTTAGGCGTAGGCTTAAAAGTATGAAGGTTTTGGTTGTTTTAGATGATATGACTAAGTTGAAACAACTAGAAGTTTTGGCTGGGGGGATCGAAGAATTTGGTCCTGGAAGTAGGGTCGTTATAACATCTAGAGATAAACAGTTGCTTTCTAATTGTGGTTGTGGATCCCGTGATATATATGAGGTCGAGGCATTAAATAACCAAAACGCCTTGCAGCTCTTTTGTAAACATGCCTTCAACCAAGACCATTCTCCTGAAGAACTTCTGGAGTTTGCTGAGAAGGTAGTAGAATATGCCAAAGGAAATCCGCTAGTGCTTAAAGAGTTGGGTTCTTCCTTCTATCAGAAGACTACACGGGAATGTGAAAGTGCAGTGCATAAGTTTAAAAGGATTCCTATTCCGGAAATTCGTAATCTGTTGAGAGTTAGTTATGATGGACTAGGTCCTGAGGAAAAGGAAATATTTCTTGACATTGCGTTTTTCTTGAAAGGAATGGATAGGAATTATGTAACAAAAATACTGGATGACTGTTATTCCTCTGCGCGATTTGGAATTAGTGTTCTTGTTGACAAGTCACTCATAACtatttcaaaaacaaatgagataGAAATGGATGATCTACTGCAAGAAATGGGTTGGGATATAGTTTGTGAAGAATCTTCCAGCTTTCCAGGCAAACGCAGCAGGTTGAACAATCATGAGGATGTCCGGAACATACTAAACAGAAACACT GGAACTGATACAATTAAAGGGATAGTCCTAGATATGTCCGAAACAAAGGATATAGCTCTAAATTCTGAAGCATTTGAGAAATTGTACAATCTCAAGTTTCTCAAATTCTACTATCAAACTCAATGTTCTGGACACTCTATGTCTGCCTCCAAAGTGCATGTTCCCCACAGCCTGAATTATCTTCCCGATGAACTGAGGTCTCTCCACTGGCACGGCTATCCTTTGAAGACATTGCCAACAGAGTTTAGCCTAGAGTATCTTGTTGAACTCAACCTCCCTTATAGCAATCTTGAACAACTATGGGAAGAAGTTAAG GATGCTCCATGCCTAAAATTGCTTACTCTTAGTCACTCTCAGAACCTGACTAGTCTCCCAGACCTTTCACATTTGCCATGCCTCGAGGTTATGAACCTTGAAGATTGCAGAAGCTTGTCTGAAATCCCCATATCCATTCAACATCTTCACCACCTAAATTTCCTCTGTCTAAAGGGCTGTGAAAGTCTTAGGAGCATTCCAAGTAGCATTTGTAGTTTGACATCTCTGTTCCATCTCGATCTTTCTAATTGCTCGAAACTGGATAAGCTGCCAGAGAACTTGAGAGATTTAGTATGTTTGAAGTACCTGTTTCTAAATCACTGCGGTCTGAAGGAAATCCCTGAAGATATTGGTTGTTTATCTTCGTTGGAACTTTTAGAGCTATGCGGAAACAAATTCGACAGTCTACCTACAAGCATTGAGCAACTTTCTGAGTTGAGAAGGCTATTGTTGAACAACTGCAGTATGCTTCAATCACTAACACTTCCATCAGGTCTACAGTCTTTAGAAGCAATGAATTGCAAGCAACTCCAATTATTACCAGATACATCAGAATTGTCAGGAGTAATAACCAAACGCTTCATTAAG GAATATGAAAGAGCATTTCCTGTAAGCATTTGTTTACCTGGAAGTGTTATTCCTGATTGGTTCAACCATCAAAAAATTGGATCTTCAATAATGATTCCACTGCCTACTGATACTAGTAAGCTTGTAGGATTTGCTTTATGCACTGTTATAGCATTTGAGAACTATAGTGATGACGGTCGTGGTGTTCGTGTCAGCTTTAAAAGCCATTATAGTGATACAACAGATTTTTGTGGCTCATTGACTGTCTGTGATACCCAAAGGCATAACCATGCAAGATCCATGTACTCTGATCATGTCGTACAAGGGTATTATCCCTTCTCAAACGTCGCTGGGTTCCTCTCCGTTGAATTCTGCCCTCAAAATTTTGATGGGCAGCCCTTAGAAGGTTGCAAAGTGAAAAATTGTGCAGTATGTCCAGTATATGCAGAAGAACCCATAGAAACAAGGAGCTCAGATGAGACTGACACCAGTGGAAGTGAAAGTGGCAGACTTGATGTTGAAGAAATGGATCCACATCCTAAGATAACTG TTCTTGTCAACTTCAAGTCAAAGGAGGAAAATTCACCCAAGTCAGTGAAGGATGTACAGATCGTGTGCGGATGA
- the LOC127804879 gene encoding disease resistance protein RPV1-like isoform X7, translating into MGASQSTSSSSTTTTTHEGKFDVFISFRGEDTRDNIKSHLYQALSHHHIETFVDDKLVRGDEISPALLKAIEESKISVVVFSKDYASSKWCLRELAEIMKYQRLNMQVVIPVFYHVNPSDVRKQSGTFKDSFAKHNKQVSKQEVQSWRDALTEAANLSGWDTSATKPEATLVEEIVKDVIKKLNAISPLSCDLNGLVGIDSRIKKVKLMLGIGELDFRIVGIWGMGGIGKTTLADAVFGQVCTEFEGCCFIGNVREESEKCGGLARLQEEFLSKLLGGENMKFRTPNVPEFVRRRLKSMKVLVVLDDMTKLKQLEVLAGGIEEFGPGSRVVITSRDKQLLSNCGCGSRDIYEVEALNNQNALQLFCKHAFNQDHSPEELLEFAEKVVEYAKGNPLVLKELGSSFYQKTTRECESAVHKFKRIPIPEIRNLLRVSYDGLGPEEKEIFLDIAFFLKGMDRNYVTKILDDCYSSARFGISVLVDKSLITISKTNEIEMDDLLQEMGWDIVCEESSSFPGKRSRLNNHEDVRNILNRNTGTDTIKGIVLDMSETKDIALNSEAFEKLYNLKFLKFYYQTQCSGHSMSASKVHVPHSLNYLPDELRSLHWHGYPLKTLPTEFSLEYLVELNLPYSNLEQLWEEVKDAPCLKLLTLSHSQNLTSLPDLSHLPCLEVMNLEDCRSLSEIPISIQHLHHLNFLCLKGCESLRSIPSSICSLTSLFHLDLSNCSKLDKLPENLRDLVCLKYLFLNHCGLKEIPEDIGCLSSLELLELCGNKFDSLPTSIEQLSELRRLLLNNCSMLQSLTLPSGLQSLEAMNCKQLQLLPDTSELSGVITKRFIKEYERAFPVSICLPGSVIPDWFNHQKIGSSIMIPLPTDTILVNFKSKEENSPKSVKDVQIVCG; encoded by the exons ATGGGTGCATCACAatcaacttcttcttcctccaccaCTACAACCACCCATGAAGGAAAATTCGACGTCTTCATCAGTTTTCGAGGCGAGGACACACGTGACAACATCAAAAGCCACCTCTATCAAGCTCTCTCTCACCACCACATCGAGACTTTCGTCGATGACAAACTCGTTAGAGGAGACGAAATCTCACCTGCCCTTTTGAAAGCCATTGAAGAGTCGAAGATATCCGTAGTTGTTTTCTCCAAAGACTATGCTTCCTCAAAATGGTGCTTACGTGAGCTTGCAGAGATCATGAAATACCAGAGACTCAACATGCAGGTTGTCATACCTGTTTTTTACCATGTAAATCCATCCGACGTACGAAAACAATCTGGTACCTTCAAGGACTCTTTTGCCAAGCATAATAAACAAGTATCCAAACAGGAGGTGCAATCATGGAGAGATGCTTTGACTGAAGCAGCCAATCTATCTGGATGGGATACTTCTGCTACTAA GCCTGAGGCTACACTTGTAGAGGAAATTGTTAAGGATGTTATAAAGAAATTGAATGCTATATCACCCTTATCATGTGATTTGAATGGTTTAGTGGGGATAGATTCGCGTATTAAGAAAGTTAAATTAATGTTGGGGATAGGGGAGTTGGATTTTCGAATAGTGGGGATTTGGGGTATGGGGGGTATAGGTAAAACTACTCTTGCGGACGctgtttttggccaagtttGTACGGAGTTTGAAGGGTGTTGTTTTATTGGAAATGTGAGGGAAGAATCGGAGAAGTGTGGTGGGCTAGCTCGTTTACAGGAGGAGTTTCTGTCGAAATTGTTAGGTGGAGAGAATATGAAGTTTCGGACTCCCAATGTGCCGGAATTTGTTAGGCGTAGGCTTAAAAGTATGAAGGTTTTGGTTGTTTTAGATGATATGACTAAGTTGAAACAACTAGAAGTTTTGGCTGGGGGGATCGAAGAATTTGGTCCTGGAAGTAGGGTCGTTATAACATCTAGAGATAAACAGTTGCTTTCTAATTGTGGTTGTGGATCCCGTGATATATATGAGGTCGAGGCATTAAATAACCAAAACGCCTTGCAGCTCTTTTGTAAACATGCCTTCAACCAAGACCATTCTCCTGAAGAACTTCTGGAGTTTGCTGAGAAGGTAGTAGAATATGCCAAAGGAAATCCGCTAGTGCTTAAAGAGTTGGGTTCTTCCTTCTATCAGAAGACTACACGGGAATGTGAAAGTGCAGTGCATAAGTTTAAAAGGATTCCTATTCCGGAAATTCGTAATCTGTTGAGAGTTAGTTATGATGGACTAGGTCCTGAGGAAAAGGAAATATTTCTTGACATTGCGTTTTTCTTGAAAGGAATGGATAGGAATTATGTAACAAAAATACTGGATGACTGTTATTCCTCTGCGCGATTTGGAATTAGTGTTCTTGTTGACAAGTCACTCATAACtatttcaaaaacaaatgagataGAAATGGATGATCTACTGCAAGAAATGGGTTGGGATATAGTTTGTGAAGAATCTTCCAGCTTTCCAGGCAAACGCAGCAGGTTGAACAATCATGAGGATGTCCGGAACATACTAAACAGAAACACT GGAACTGATACAATTAAAGGGATAGTCCTAGATATGTCCGAAACAAAGGATATAGCTCTAAATTCTGAAGCATTTGAGAAATTGTACAATCTCAAGTTTCTCAAATTCTACTATCAAACTCAATGTTCTGGACACTCTATGTCTGCCTCCAAAGTGCATGTTCCCCACAGCCTGAATTATCTTCCCGATGAACTGAGGTCTCTCCACTGGCACGGCTATCCTTTGAAGACATTGCCAACAGAGTTTAGCCTAGAGTATCTTGTTGAACTCAACCTCCCTTATAGCAATCTTGAACAACTATGGGAAGAAGTTAAG GATGCTCCATGCCTAAAATTGCTTACTCTTAGTCACTCTCAGAACCTGACTAGTCTCCCAGACCTTTCACATTTGCCATGCCTCGAGGTTATGAACCTTGAAGATTGCAGAAGCTTGTCTGAAATCCCCATATCCATTCAACATCTTCACCACCTAAATTTCCTCTGTCTAAAGGGCTGTGAAAGTCTTAGGAGCATTCCAAGTAGCATTTGTAGTTTGACATCTCTGTTCCATCTCGATCTTTCTAATTGCTCGAAACTGGATAAGCTGCCAGAGAACTTGAGAGATTTAGTATGTTTGAAGTACCTGTTTCTAAATCACTGCGGTCTGAAGGAAATCCCTGAAGATATTGGTTGTTTATCTTCGTTGGAACTTTTAGAGCTATGCGGAAACAAATTCGACAGTCTACCTACAAGCATTGAGCAACTTTCTGAGTTGAGAAGGCTATTGTTGAACAACTGCAGTATGCTTCAATCACTAACACTTCCATCAGGTCTACAGTCTTTAGAAGCAATGAATTGCAAGCAACTCCAATTATTACCAGATACATCAGAATTGTCAGGAGTAATAACCAAACGCTTCATTAAG GAATATGAAAGAGCATTTCCTGTAAGCATTTGTTTACCTGGAAGTGTTATTCCTGATTGGTTCAACCATCAAAAAATTGGATCTTCAATAATGATTCCACTGCCTACTGATACTA TTCTTGTCAACTTCAAGTCAAAGGAGGAAAATTCACCCAAGTCAGTGAAGGATGTACAGATCGTGTGCGGATGA